A genomic segment from Fusarium fujikuroi IMI 58289 draft genome, chromosome FFUJ_chr04 encodes:
- a CDS encoding related to adrenoleukodystrophy protein, with protein sequence MASQSKLALPGDRTLRGIISQLTTLYVSNRTRISRAVWITLFAALANRIRLAISEQKAASARESAQRAARRGTTSSGTEETPRKKVELNREFFRSLLRLLKIVVPGWRSKESRLLMSHSFFLVLRTLISLRVAEMDGAIVKALVKGNGKEFLKRIVWWMLIAVPATFTNSMLSYHQAELSLKYRSRLTQHIHDKYLSNLTFYGISALDDRIKNPDQLIAVDVSKFSNSLAELYSNLAKPLLDMTIYTWSLSNSVGGEGVVFMSLLVQLSANVMRALTPPFGKYVADEARLEGEFRFQHSRLIDYSEEVALYGGHNAEKDTLDKGYFTLIKHVNYILRRRFYHGFMEDFVIKYFWGALGLVLCSVPVFVKMPGHIAMNMGDRTEAFVTNRRMLLSASDAFGRIMFSYREVMELAGYTSRVATLLDVMDDVQAGHFEKKLVSSSGVEGNEAVLKGRGTVHESNDITFIDVPIISPNGDVLIKALSFTLKHGDHLLVVGPNGCGKSSLFRILGGLWPVYGGTVYKPPFHAIFYIPQRPYLSRGSLRQQIIYPDSLRQMRARGVTDADLFEYLKILGLEHLPELYEEGWDAEAEWRDVLSGGLQQRVAMARLFYHRPKYAILDECTSSVTLETEKAMYDTAKALGVTLMTVSHRRSLWKYHSHILQFDGQGNYVFTKLDADRRLKLEDEKEELEVRLRQVPELERRIAELTAA encoded by the exons ATGGCATCGCAATCGAAGCTCGCCTTGCCGGGCGATCGCACCCTCCGGGGCATCATCTCGCAACTCACAACCCTCTACGTATCCAATCGCACACGTATCTCGCGCGCTGTATGGATAACGCTGTTCGCTGCCCTCGCTAATCGAATTCGCCTTGCCATCTCCGAGCAAAAGGCAGCCTCCGCCCGTGAATCTGCCCAGCGCGCAGCCCGTCGTGGTACCACATCCAGTGGAACCGAGGAAACACCCCGAAAGAAAGTCGAGTTGAATCGCGAGTTCTTTCGGTCATTGCTTCGGCTACTTAAAATTGTTGTTCCAGGATGGCGCAGCAAAGAGTCGAGGCTACTGATGAGccacagcttcttcttggttctCAGGACTTTAATTAGTCTACGCGTCGCCGAGATGGATGGTGCTATTGTGAAGGCTCTCGTGAAAGGAAACGGAAAGGAATTCCTGAAGCGCATAGTATGGTGGATGCTCATCGCGGTCCCTGCGACCTTCACCAACTCCATG CTATCGTATCACCAAGCTGAGCTGTCGCTTAAATATCGATCGCGACTTACGCAGCATATACATGACAAGTACTTATCCAATCTGACTTTCTACGGTATCTCGGCTTTGGATGACAGAATAAAGAATCCAGATCAACTGATTGCGGTCGATGTATCAAAGTTCTCCAATAGTCTGGCCGAATTGTACAGCAATTTAGCCAAACCTCTACTCGATATG ACAATATATACCTGGTCTTTGTCGAATAGCGTCGGTGGTGAAGGTGTTGTCTTCATGTCACTCCTTGTCCAATTATCAGCCAACGTGATGAGAGCACTAACTCCGCCGTTTGGGAAATATGTTGCAGATGAAGCAAGGTTGGAGGGCGAATTCCGCTTCCAGCACTCACGCCTTATCGATTATAGCGAAGAAGTCGCTCTATACGGTGGTCACAACGCTGAAAAAGACACGTTAGACAAGGGTTACTTTACTCTCATCAAGCACGTCAACTACATCCTCCGTCGACGATTTTACCACGGATTTATGGAAGATTTTGTCATTAAATATTTCTGGGGCGCCCTTGGTCTGGTGCTCTGCAGTGTTCCCGTATTCGTCAAGATGCCTGGTCATATCGCGATGAATATGGGCGATCGAACAGAAGCCTTTGTCACCAACAGACGGATGCTTCTCTCTGCATCCGACGCATTTGGCCGTATTATGTTCTCATATAGAGAGGTTATGGAACTGGCAGGCTATACGTCTCGTGTTGCTACTCTACTGGATGTGATGGATGATGTCCAGGCTGGTCACTTCGAAAAGAAGCTCGTCTCCTCTTCGGGCGTTGAAGGCAACGAGGCTGTTCTCAAGGGGCGTGGAACTGTCCACGAGAGCAACGACATCACTTTTATTGATGT ACCCATTATCTCACCTAACGGTGACGTGCTCATCAAAGCTTTGTCTTTCACTCTCAAACACGGAGACCACTTGCTTGTTGTTGGGCCTAACGGCTGTGGAAAATCGTCTCTTTTCCGCATTCTCGGCGGTCTCTGGCCTGTTTATGGAGGCACAGTCTACAAGCCCCCTTTCCACGCCATATTCTACATCCCCCAACGGCCTTACCTTTCCCGCGGCTCCCTTCGCCAACAAATAATTTACCCGGATTCTCTTCGCCAGATGCGTGCTCGTGGTGTCACGGACGCAGACCTTTTCGAGTATCTCAAaatccttggtcttgagcaCCTACCCGAATTATACGAGGAAGGTTGGGACGCTGAGGCTGAGTGGCGCGATGTTCTTTCTGGTGGTCTCCAACAGCGTGTTGCCATGGCTCGGCTCTTCTACCACCGCCCTAAGTACGCTATCCTTGACGAGTGTACCAGCAGCGTTACCCTTGAGACAGAGAAGGCCATGTATGATACAGCAAAGGCCCTAGGCGTCACTCTCATGACTGTCAGTCACCGTCGAAGTTTGTGGAAGTATCACTCCCACATCCTTCAATTCGATGGCCAGGGCAACTATGTTTtcaccaagcttgatgcCGATCGACGCCTCAaacttgaggatgagaaggaagagcTGGAGGTTCGGTTGCGCCAGGTCCCCGAATTGGAGCGCCGCATCGCCGAGTTGACGGCTGCTTAG
- a CDS encoding related to RING finger protein Dorfin — MSAQNSSFYGRINSAITGGFEDDSSATAVQNRTNKPQDSSSSNTAQSQAYDTAPVPSTQAHFRYQRPSFLDEFDFTAEYLRDIVVAHGFTSALSPRQGYHPTPASILNFADFDLENTGTKISDIRHNNTSSNGQPRARTAALASSSSSSSASPYLDLPESPDSDAVTVSAIGGRECLACSDMKAPDSFPDFVTSKCTHTPSICLDCMVRSIQVAIKTEYWNEISCDECKERLEHNDIQRLADEQTISKYERQALRAAVADEENFFWCTSDCGSGQIHDSGSAQPIVVCIKCNHRSCFRHGVNWHEDLSCDEYDRLQEDPEFRSYMELENERWEEAQAAQEEADLDVARRLDAEENAEIGRQEAQDRRAREREREREREREQELERLRNQERQRERARERQRNQERHQKLERETKERQRARARERQRNQERQRVLEQENHKRQQEQKRENQERQRELEQERRRNQEMQRQLEQERHQRQREQNAAEERRIIAARRREEEAKSNATLRTTTKPCGGCGWAIEKRSGW, encoded by the exons ATGTCCGCCCAAAATAGCAGCTTCTATGGGCGCATTAACTCGGCCATTACGGGTGGTTTTGAAGATGACAGTAGTGCTACTGCAGTGCAAAATCGAACGAACAAACCTCAAGACTCTTCATCGAGTAACACAGCTCAGTCTCAAGCGTACGATACAGCCCCTGTACCATCAACACAAGCCCATTTTCGCTATCAACgtccttcttttctcgaTGAATTTGACTTTACTGCAGAGTATCTTCGCGATATAGTTGTCGCTCATGGGTTTACTTCTGCTTTGTCGCCTCGACAAGGCTATCATCCTACCCCCGCGTCTATCCTCAACTTTGCAGACTTCGACCTTGAGAATACAGGTACTAAGATTTCCGATATCAGACACAACAATACTTCATCCAATGGACAACCAAGAGCTAGGACCGCCGCCCTcgcatcatcttcgtcttcgtcctctGCAAGCCCGTACCTTGATCTGCCCGAGTCACCGGACAGTGATGCTGTGACAGTAAGCGCAATAGGCGGCCGAGAGTGTCTTGCCTGTAGCGACATGAAAGCTCCAGATTCTTTTCCAGATTTTGTCACCTCGAAATGCACGCACACTCCTTCTATATGTTTGGATTGCATGGTGCGATCAATCCAAGTGGCCATAAAGACTGAATACTGGAACGAAATCAGTTGCGACGAGTGCAAAGAAAGACTAGAACATAACGACATTCAACGCCTTGCCGATGAACAGACAATTTCCAA ATACGAAAGACAGGCGCTTCGAGCTGCTGTGGCAGACGAGGAGAACTTCTTTTGGTGTACCTCTGACTGCGGCTCTGGACAGATCCATGACTCTGGGTCTGCTCAACCCATCGTAGTTTGCATTAAATGCAATCATCGCTCATGTTTTCGCCACGGAGTCAACTGGCATGAAGACTTGTCTTGCGACGAGTATGATCGGCTTCAAGAGGATCCAGAATTCCGTAGCTATATGGAACTGGAAAATGAAAGGTGGGAGGAGgctcaagcagctcaagaagaggcagattTGGACGTCGCTCGCAGGTTGGACGCCGAAGAAAATGCTGAAATTGGGCGCCAAGAGGCACAAGATCGGAGAGCGAGAGAGCGAGAACGGGAGCGAGAACGGGAACGAGAGCAAGAGCTAGAGAGACTGAGGAACCAAGAGAGGCAACGAGAACGAGCACGTGAAAGGCAGAGAAACCAGGAGAGGCATCAAAAGCTAGAGCGAGAAACAAAGGAGAGGCAACGAGCCCGAGCACGCGAGAGACAGAGGAATCAGGAGAGGCAACGAGTGCTAGAGCAAGAGAACCATAAGAggcaacaagaacaaaaacGAGAGAATCAGGAGAGGCAGCGAGAGCTGGAACAAGAGAGGCGGAGGAACCAGGAAATGCAACGACAACTAGAACAAGAGAGGCATCAGAGGCAACGAGAGCAGAATGCAGCAGAAGAAAGGCGCATAATTGCAGCCagaaggagagaagaagaggcaaaGAGCAACGCAACATTGAGAACTACAACAAAACCATGTGGAGGATGCGGATGGGCTATCGAGAAGAGATCCGGCTGGTAA
- a CDS encoding probable Diphthamide biosynthesis protein 3: MSDDEGISIYDEVEIEDMTFDEAMGVYQFPCPCGDKFQITLEDLLDEQDIAVCPSCSLMIRVIFDLDDLPKPPTSGTSGGQVPIAA; the protein is encoded by the exons ATGTCCGACGACGAGGGTATTTCCATCTACGATGAGGTCGAGATCGAGGATATGACTTTTGACGAGGCTATGGGGGTTTACCAGTTCCCATGTCCTTGTGGCGACAAGTTTCAAATCACACTCGAGGATTTGCTGGACGAGCAGGATATTGCCGTATGTCCTAGTTGCAGTCTCATGATCCGGGTTATTTTTGATCTG GATGACCTACCAAAACCTCCCACTTCAGGCACCTCGGGCGGACAGGTTCCTATAGCCGCTTGA
- a CDS encoding related to hsp70 protein, translating to MEVDQPKTTDRKIIVGIDFGTTYSGLAWAESRNPSRRTCITQWPVSSANKEGQSSDKVPTRMRYSRDNIEWGFSVPVNAPQHEVVEWFKLNLDPSTQAVGHNTSAEGVRSGRNTDELVTDFIAQLVEHLMYTLREKLGSGLVNSTPLQFFITVPAIWSDLAKEKTKKACEQAMISAPEHHVHLVSEPEAAAIYALHDLDLDALDPGDTMVVVDAGGGTVDLISYTILSTKPILEVQEAAPGSGALCGSTFLNMRFSKFLQSKLGKEEGFDDEIVAEALDVFENKVKRQFAFNAEPDETYNIPVAGLANNKSLGISRGRFALKASDVHKIFEPVVLEVIRLVKDQITAGNVPVQAILLVGGFGSSNYLKERLRAAIDSSVRILQPPNAWQAIVQGAVLKGLALSSPDSTVVKVENRKARKHYGTEWSVRWDEKSHKNLKSERYWCGLDGCYKVRVMEWFITRGSTVSENEPYIAAFVWTNPVSRGRIRTVRMTIYNDPLSRDAPLSRNDNVEILSIVEADVNHIPENQLRRRKGCDGQWYYELNCKIEAVYTSASTSYTLIYQSQRFSTVSCEYV from the exons ATGGAAGTGGATCAGCCCAAAACAACCGATCGAAAGATTATCGTCGGCATTGATTTTGGGACCACATACTCTGGATTGGCTTGGGCTGAGAGTCGCAACCCATCACGACGAACTTGCATTACGCAATGGCCTGTATCGAGTGCCAACAAGGAAGGACAATCTAGCGATAAAGTCCCCACAAGAATGCGATACAGCAGAGACAATATCGAATGGGGGTTCTCTGTCCCTGTGAATGCACCTCAACATGAAGTTGTTGAGTGGTTCAAGCT GAACTTAGACCCTTCCACACAGGCTGTTGGCCACAATACAAGTGCCGAGGGTGTACGAAGCGGCCGAAATACCGATGAACTTGTTACCGACTTCATTGCCCAGCTTGTTGAGCATCTCATGTACACCTTACGCGAGAAGCTCGGCAGTGGTCTTGTCAACAGCACTCCTTTGCAATTTTTCATCACCGTACCAGCTATTTGGAGCGACTTAGCGAAGGAAAAGACTAAGAAGGCATGCGAACAAGCTATGATTTCCGCACCCGAGCACCATGTCCATCTGGTATCCGAACCCGAAGCAGCTGCCATTTATGCCCTTCATGACTTAGACCTGGACGCCCTTGACCCCGGAGACACCATGGTTGTGGTCGACGCAGGCGGTGGTACTGTCGACCTGATCTCGTACACAATCCTGAGCACGAAGCCTATCCTGGAGGTTCAGGAAGCGGCTCCTGGTTCAGGTGCACTTTGCGGCTCAACATTTCTCAACATGCGCTTCTCAAAATTTCTTCAGAGTAAACTCGGCAAAGAAGAGGGCTTCGATGACGAGATCGTGGCTGAGGCTTTGGACGTGTttgagaacaaggtcaagcGTCAGTTCGCTTTCAACGCTGAACCTGACGAGACCTATAACATCCCTGTAGCAGGATTGGCAAACAATAAGTCCCTTGGTATCAGTCGTGGTCGTTTCGCCTTGAAGGCATCAGACGTTCATAAAATATTTGAGCCTGTGGTGCTTGAGGTCATTAGATTGGTAAAGGATCAGATCACAGCAGGCAACGTGCCTGTTCAAGCCATTCTTCTGGTAGGCGGATTTGGGTCCTCAAATTACCTCAAGGAGCGACTTCGAGCTGCCATAGATAGCTCTGTACGGATATTGCAGCCCCCCAACGCATGGCAGGCCATTGTACAGGGAGCAGTGCTCAAAGGACTTGCTCTTTCATCCCCAGACTCTACAGTGGTCAAAGTGGAAAACCGCAAGGCCCGAAAACACTATGGCACTGAATGGAGTGTTCGTTGGGATGAAAAGTCTCACAAAAATCTAAAGAGCGAAAGATACTGGTGCGGTCTCGACGGCTGCTACAAAGTCCGAGTCATGGAGTGGTTCATTACGAGA GGTTCTACAGTATCTGAGAACGAGCCATATATCGCCGCATTTGTATGGACAAATCCTGTTAGTAGAGGACGCATTCGAACGGTCAGGATGACTATATACAATGACCCTTTGTCTCGAGATGCTCCATTGTCCCGCAACGACAATGTCGAGATTCTCTCAATCGTTGAAGCAGACGTCAATCATATTCCGGAGAATCAGCTTCGTCGCAGAAAGGGATGCGATGGCCAATGGTACTACGAGCTGAACTGTAAGATCGAGGCTGTGTATACCTCCGCATCCACTAGTTACACTCTGATCTACCAAA GCCAGCGCTTTAGTACTGTGTCATGTGAATATGTTTAA
- a CDS encoding probable leucine--tRNA ligase, cytosolic translates to MASTDSVPKAMEALNISKTKELKGAGPTSSTTEKRDTLIALEKKYQQKWQDEKVFEANAPTTDEVPLHSIPAAELREQQPKFFGTMAYPYMNGTLHAGHSFSVSKVEFAAGVARMQGKRTLFPMGFHCTGMPIKACADKLVDEVKMFGQDFSGYKDDEPVVEEKAPIAKQTKEDITKFKATKGKAAAKAVKMKYQFQIMQAIGIPAEEIHKFADPQHWLQYFPPLCREDLTNFGCRIDWRRSFVTTDANPYYDAFVRWQMNSLRALNKIKFGKRYTIYSIKDGQPCMDHDRAEGEGVGPQEYTALKIKVLEWAPKAAETLKDKLPDGVNVYQIAATLRPETMYGQTCCFVGPKITYGIFKVNESDYYCMTERAARNMAYQGIFAKEGVIEKVAEIIGSDMVGTLVDAPLSLHKEGVRVLPMETVLPTKGTGVVTSVPSDSPDDFATVSDLAKKADYYGIQKEWAELEIFPIIETPTYGDLCAPFLVKKLKIASPKDTKQLEEAKELAYKEGFYQGVLKVGEFKGEKVEVAKPKVRQQMIDAGQAFAYSEPERKVVSRSADECIVSLMDQWYLDYGEESWKKTALDYVDNGLNTYTPEVKNSFEGVLNWLNQWACARSFGLGSKLPWDPQFLVESLSDSTVYMAYYTIAHLLHKDIFGKTKGSANVEPEQMIDEVWDYIFCRRDLSDEIVTGSKIPKETLEKMRREFEYFYPLDVRVSGKDLINNHLVFSLYSHLALFSQEYWPRSIRANGHLMLNGEKMSKSTGNFMTLRDLTEKYGADASRIALADAGDGVNDANFEEDVADTNILRLYTLKEWCEDIVRDQDQLRTGELNSFQDALFNNDMNAVIKEAVEQYANTNYKLALKAGLYELTSARDFYREACAAAGIKLHRDLALRYIEVQALLLAVVAPHWSEYIWLEVLKNKGTIHNARFPEIREVDASLSAKRDYVRTTASNVNSAEGLQLKKKAKGKETSFDPKKPKQLTIFVTDKFPAWQAKYIDLLKEMWNVEAKSVNDKELNGKIGKMGEMKKAMPFVQNLKRRLQAGEPASVVLEQKLAFNEKETLLQMVPGLKRTSGLVACHIISVEEGSKKGFNLGDGKEVELSVPTAEHAVPGQPTFHFENVEA, encoded by the exons ATGGCTTCTACCGATTCTGTTCCCAAGGCCATGGAGGCTctcaacatctccaagaccaaggagctCAAAGGTGCAGGTCCAACTTCCTCCACC ACTGAGAAGCGAGACACTTTGATCGCACTCGAGAAGAAATATCAACAGAAATGGCAGGACGAGAAAGTCTTTGAAGCTAATGCTCCCACCACGGATGAGGTGCCCCTCCACTCTATTCCCGCCGCCGAACTTCGGGAGCAGCAGCCCAAATTCTTTGGAACCATGGCCTATCCTTATATGAACGGAACTCTCCACGCTGGTCACTCTTTCTCCGTCAGCAAGGTTGAATTCGCCGCTGGTGTGGCACGCATGCAGGGAAAGCGAACCCTCTTCCCCATGGGCTTCCACTGCACTGGTATGCCCATCAAGGCTTGTGCCGACAAGCTCGTCGACGAGGTCAAGATGTTTGGCCAAGACTTTTCGGGCTACAAGGATGATGAGCCTGTTGTCGAAGAGAAAGCCCCCATTGCCAAGCAGACCAAAGAGGATATCACCAAATTCAAGGCTACGAAGGGCAAAGCTGCGGCGAAAGCTGTCAAGATGAA GTACCAGTTTCAGATCATGCAAGCTATCGGAATTCCCGCTGAGGAAATCCACAAATTCGCTGACCCTCAACATTGGCTTCAATACTTCCCTCCACTGTGTAGGGAAGACCTGACCAATTTTGGTTGCCGTATCGACTGGCGCCGGTCGTTCGTCACCACCGATGCTAACCCTTACTACGACGCTTTCGTTCGATGGCAGATGAACAGCCTCAGGGCGCTGAACAAAATCAAATTTGGCAAGCGATACACCATCTACTCTATCAAGGATGGCCAGCCTTGTATGGACCACGACCGAGCTGAAGGTGAAGGTGTTGGCCCTCAGGAATATACTGCCCTGAAGATTAAGGTTCTCGAATGGGCGCCCAAAGCTGCCGAGACCCTGAAGGATAAGCTTCCGGATGGTGTCAATGTTTACCAAATCGCGGCCACTCTAAGACCTGAGACTATGTACGGCCAGACTTGCTGTTTCGTTGGCCCTAAGATTACCTACGGGATCTTCAAAGTTAATGAGAGCGACTACTACTGTATGACGGAGCGTGCAGCAAGGAATATGGCGTACCAGGGTATCTTTGCTAAGGAGGGGGTCATTGAGAAGGTTGCTGAGATCATTGGCTCCGACATGGTTGGCACTCTTGTTGATGCTCCTCTCTCTCTACACAAGGAGGGAGTCCGTGTCTTGCCTATGGAGACTGTTCTCCCTACAAAGGGCACTGGAGTTGTCACTTCCGTGCCTTCTGACAGTCCCGATGACTTTGCTACTGTGTCCGACCTGGCTAAGAAGGCTGATTATTATGGGATTCAGAAGGAGTGGGCCGAGCTTGAGATCTTCCCCATTATTGAGACACCCACTTACGGTGACCTCTGCGCCCCTTTCCtagtcaagaagctcaagattgcCTCTCCCAAGGATACAAAGCAGCTCgaagaggccaaggagcttgcTTATAAGGAGGGCTTCTACCAGGGTGTTCTGAAAGTAGGTGAGTTCAAGGGCGAGAAGGTCGAGGTCGCCAAGCCCAAGGTCCGACAGCAGATGATCGATGCTGGTCAGGCATTTGCCTACTCTGAACCTGAGCGCAAGGTGGTCAGCCGGTCAGCCGATGAATGTATCGTTTCTCTTATGGATCAGTGGTACCTGGACTATGGCGAGGAATCGTGGAAGAAGACCGCCCTTGACTATGTGGACAATGGTCTCAACACTTACACACCTGAAGTCAAGAACAGCTTTGAAGGAGTTCTGAACTGGTTGAACCAGTGGGCCTGTGCTCGCTCCTTTGGTCTTGGGTCTAAGCTGCCCTGGGATCCTCAATTCCTTGTTGAGAGTCTGAGTGATTCGACTGTCTACATGGCCTACTACACTATCGCACATCTTTTGCACAAGGACATTTTCGGTAAGACCAAGGGAAGCGCAAATGTCGAACCGGAACAGATGATCGACGAAGTCTGGGACTATATCTTCTGCCGCCGTGATTTAAGTGACGAGATCGTCACAGGCAGCAAGATTCCCAAAGAAACTCTGGAGAAGATGCGCCGCGAATTCGAGTACTTCTATCCTCTCGACGTGCGAGTATCAGGCAAA GATCTGATAAATAACCATCTCGTTTTCAGTTTATATTCCC ATTTGGCCCTATTCTCTCAAGAGTACTGGCCTCGAAGCATCCGAGCGAACGGTCATTTGATGTTGAATGGCGAGAAAATGAGTAAGAGCACTGGTAACTTCATGACTCTCCGAGACTTGACAGAGAAATACGGTGCGGATGCTTCTCGTATTGCTCTTGCAGATGCCGGTGACGGTGTAAACGACGCCAATTtcgaggaggatgttgcCGATACGAACATTCTCCGATTATATACTCTCAAAGAGTGGTGTGAGGACATCGTTCGGGATCAGGATCAGCTTCGAACTGGCGAGTTGAATTCGTTCCAGGACGCTTTGTTCAACAACGACATGAACGCGGTTATCAAGGAGGCTGTTGAGCAGTatgccaacaccaactaCAAGTTGGCCTTGAAGGCTGGTCTATATGAGTTGACGAGTGCTCGCGATTTCTATCGAGAAGCCTGCGCAGCAGCTGGTATAAAACTGCACCGCGATCTTGCCCTCCGGTATATCGAGGTACAGGCTCTGTTGCTGGCGGTCGTTGCTCCTCACTGGTCTGAGTACATTTGGCTTGAGGTGCTGAAGAACAAGGGCACTATTCACAATGCTCGATTTCCCGAGATTAGGGAGGTCGATGCATCCCTGTCGGCAAAACGTGACTATGTACGAACCACTGCTTCCAACGTTAACTCGGCGGAGGGTCTGcaactgaagaagaaggccaagggcaaggagacATCTTTCGAccccaagaagcccaagcaaCTCACAATCTTTGTCACGGACAAATTTCCAGCTTGGCAAGCGAAATACATTGATCTCCTGAAGGAGATGTGGAACGTGGAGGCCAAGTCGGTCAACGATAAGGAGCTCAATGGCAAGATTGGCAAGATGggagagatgaagaaggccatGCCATTTGTGCAGAACCTCAAGAGACGACTTCAGGCTGGTGAGCCAGCGAGCGTGGTCCTGGAGCAGAAGCTGGCATTCAACGAGAAGGAGACTCTCCTGCAGATGGTTCCTGGATTGAAGCGAACTAGCGGCCTAGTTGCTTGCCACATCATCTCAGTCGAAGAGGGCAGCAAGAAGGGATTCAACCTCGGAGATGGTAAGGAGGTGGAGCTTTCAGTACCTACAGCCGAGCATGCAGTCCCTGGACAGCCAACATTCCATTTTGAAAATGTCGAGGCTTGA